The Malus domestica chromosome 06, GDT2T_hap1 genome has a segment encoding these proteins:
- the LOC103436977 gene encoding 2-oxoglutarate-dependent dioxygenase 21, chloroplastic-like isoform X1, translated as MEEKMQILVPILHPSQVTTIDVSQLHQDSHTRSVLVKSIHHACQEMGFFQVINHGISKTVTENALGSLSNFFDLPMDQKKLFLSDDISKPVRFVTNSRDSIKLYANPIENWIDLWPHNPTEFRESLGRYAAEVKRLSIDILGAIVESLGLSPTYLRSSLGQGMQMIVGSRYPRCSSSSSILGISSHTDHSIITIILESTSGVEIMDFTDNSAWKSVPATDGTLKVLVGNHLEILSNGLYKSVFHRVVPNPERNRVSIGSFLSLPMEEIMEPAMDLIDEQHPKRYKASSLDEYIKLLSSKEEKSYIESLKI; from the exons ATGGAGGAAAAGATGCAGATTTTGGTGCCAATTTTGCATCCTTCGCAAGTGACCACTATTGATGTTAGCCAGCTGCACCAGGACTCTCATACAAGGTCGGTATTGGTCAAAAGTATTCACCATGCTTGCCAAGAAATGGGGTTTTTTCAg GTTATCAATCATGGAATAAGCAAAACAGTCACTGAAAATGCTCTTGGCTCGTTGTCAAACTTCTTTGATTTGCCAATGGATCAGAAGAAGCTATTCTTGTCTGATGATATAAGCAAGCCAGTAAGATTTGTGACTAATTCGAGGGACTCAATCAAACTTTATGCCAACCCTATTGAAAATTGGATTGATTTATGGCCTCATAATCCCACAGAATTCAG AGAAAGTTTGGGAAGATATGCAGCGGAAGTAAAGAGATTAAGCATCGATATACTTGGAGCCATAGTAGAGAGCTTAGGCCTCAGTCCAACTTACTTGAGGAGCAGCCTGGGGCAAGGAATGCAAATGATAGTAGGCAGCCGATATCCTAGGTGCTCCTCATCTAGCAGTATACTCGGAATATCGTCACATACAGACCACAGTATCATCACCATCATTCTTGAAAGTACGTCGGGGGTTGAGATTATGGATTTCACAGACAATAGTGCTTGGAAGTCTGTTCCGGCAACCGACGGTACCCTTAAAGTTCTAGTAGGGAatcatctcgaaatactcagcaaCGGGTTGTACAAGAGTGTTTTCCACAGGGTGGTTCCAAACCCTGAAAGGAATAGGGTTTCTATAGGTAGCTTTCTTAGCCTACCCATGGAAGAGATAATGGAGCCTGCCATGGACCTCATTGATGAGCAGCATCCCAAAAGATACAAGGCAAGTAGCTTAGATGAATATATCAAGCTTCTCTCCTCCAAAGAAGAAAAATCCTACATAGAgagtttgaagatttga
- the LOC103436977 gene encoding 2-oxoglutarate-dependent dioxygenase 21, chloroplastic-like isoform X2: protein MEEKMQILVPILHPSQVTTIDVSQLHQDSHTRSVLVKSIHHACQEMGFFQKKLFLSDDISKPVRFVTNSRDSIKLYANPIENWIDLWPHNPTEFRESLGRYAAEVKRLSIDILGAIVESLGLSPTYLRSSLGQGMQMIVGSRYPRCSSSSSILGISSHTDHSIITIILESTSGVEIMDFTDNSAWKSVPATDGTLKVLVGNHLEILSNGLYKSVFHRVVPNPERNRVSIGSFLSLPMEEIMEPAMDLIDEQHPKRYKASSLDEYIKLLSSKEEKSYIESLKI, encoded by the exons ATGGAGGAAAAGATGCAGATTTTGGTGCCAATTTTGCATCCTTCGCAAGTGACCACTATTGATGTTAGCCAGCTGCACCAGGACTCTCATACAAGGTCGGTATTGGTCAAAAGTATTCACCATGCTTGCCAAGAAATGGGGTTTTTTCAg AAGAAGCTATTCTTGTCTGATGATATAAGCAAGCCAGTAAGATTTGTGACTAATTCGAGGGACTCAATCAAACTTTATGCCAACCCTATTGAAAATTGGATTGATTTATGGCCTCATAATCCCACAGAATTCAG AGAAAGTTTGGGAAGATATGCAGCGGAAGTAAAGAGATTAAGCATCGATATACTTGGAGCCATAGTAGAGAGCTTAGGCCTCAGTCCAACTTACTTGAGGAGCAGCCTGGGGCAAGGAATGCAAATGATAGTAGGCAGCCGATATCCTAGGTGCTCCTCATCTAGCAGTATACTCGGAATATCGTCACATACAGACCACAGTATCATCACCATCATTCTTGAAAGTACGTCGGGGGTTGAGATTATGGATTTCACAGACAATAGTGCTTGGAAGTCTGTTCCGGCAACCGACGGTACCCTTAAAGTTCTAGTAGGGAatcatctcgaaatactcagcaaCGGGTTGTACAAGAGTGTTTTCCACAGGGTGGTTCCAAACCCTGAAAGGAATAGGGTTTCTATAGGTAGCTTTCTTAGCCTACCCATGGAAGAGATAATGGAGCCTGCCATGGACCTCATTGATGAGCAGCATCCCAAAAGATACAAGGCAAGTAGCTTAGATGAATATATCAAGCTTCTCTCCTCCAAAGAAGAAAAATCCTACATAGAgagtttgaagatttga
- the LOC103436975 gene encoding monooxygenase 2 isoform X2 — translation MVVKTDNGRELRSFKFKEEDESQEVRAVERRILLETLANELPPGAVRFSSKLAKIEKTENGETLLQLLDGTQLYAKIVIGCDGIRSPIATWMGFPEPKYVGHCAFRGLASYPDGQPFEPKLNQIYGKGQRAGFLPISPTKVYWFVCYNRASLGPKITDGPFLKKQVTELVNDWPSDLLNIIDYTPDDTIIGTPLVDRWLWPGISPPASAGRVVLVGDAWHPMTPNLGQGACCALEDAVILARKLAGAIESGPASVEDALSSYGSERWPRIFPLTVRANLVGSLLQWEDPVVCFFRNNVIFPKLVRLGPLLEHTNFDCEPLQTSVV, via the exons ATGGTGGTAAAGACCGACAATGGAAGAGAGCTACGGTCTTTCAAGTTCAAAGAGGAAGATGAAAG CCAAGAGGTGCGTGCTGTAGAGAGGAGAATACTGCTGGAGACTCTTGCCAATGAACTACCTCCGGGTGCGGTTCGTTTCTCTTCAAAGCTGGCAAAGATTgaaaaaactgaaaatggaGAAACTTTGTTGCAATTGTTGGATGGTACCCAGCTATATGCAAAG ATAGTAATTGGATGTGATGGAATTCGATCTCCTATAGCTACGTGGATGGGGTTCCCTGAGCCTAAATATGTAGGGCATTGTGCTTTTCGTGGTCTTGCAAGTTACCCCGACGGGCAGCCTTTTGAACCGAAGTTGAATCAAATCTATGGAAAGGGACAGCGTGCCGGTTTTCTTCCTATTTCTCCTACCAAAGTCTACTGGTTCGTCTGCTACAACAGAGCATCTCTAG GTCCGAAGATTACTGACGGGCCATTTTTAAAGAAGCAAGTTACCGAACTAGTTAATGACTGGCCTTCGGACCTATTGAACATCATAGATTATACCCCGGATGACACAATCATTGGAACACCACTCGTAGACCGGTGGCTGTGGCCCGGTATCAGCCCTCCGGCTTCAGCAGGAAGAGTTGTGCTGGTAGGAGATGCATGGCATCCAATGACTCCGAATCTTGGGCAAGGTGCTTGTTGTGCTCTGGAAGATGCAGTAATTCTGGCAAGAAAGCTTGCGGGTGCCATCGAGTCAGGACCAGCGTCCGTAGAAGATGCTCTCAGCTCGTATGGAAGCGAGAGATGGCCACGCATCTTTCCGCTGACTGTACGTGCAAATCTTGTAGGGTCACTCCTACAGTGGGAGGACCCTGTTGTGTGTTTTTTTCGGAACAATGTCATCTTTCCCAAGCTTGTTAGGTTAGGACCATTGTTGGAGCACACAAATTTCGACTGTGAGCCTCTACAAACTTCAGTTGTGTAA
- the LOC103436975 gene encoding monooxygenase 2 isoform X1 yields MATLSSSLVFHNPLVSPYHSKIGSLSGTQSNWFQSPIRTRTRTKPNSCSIIKAQSGARSENIVIVGAGIAGLATALSLHRLGVGSLVLEQAESLRTGGTSLTLFKNGWRVLDAIGVGNHLRTQFLEIQGMVVKTDNGRELRSFKFKEEDESQEVRAVERRILLETLANELPPGAVRFSSKLAKIEKTENGETLLQLLDGTQLYAKIVIGCDGIRSPIATWMGFPEPKYVGHCAFRGLASYPDGQPFEPKLNQIYGKGQRAGFLPISPTKVYWFVCYNRASLGPKITDGPFLKKQVTELVNDWPSDLLNIIDYTPDDTIIGTPLVDRWLWPGISPPASAGRVVLVGDAWHPMTPNLGQGACCALEDAVILARKLAGAIESGPASVEDALSSYGSERWPRIFPLTVRANLVGSLLQWEDPVVCFFRNNVIFPKLVRLGPLLEHTNFDCEPLQTSVV; encoded by the exons ATGGCTACGTTATCTTCGTCCCTAGTGTTTCACAACCCACTTGTTTCACCATACCATTCGAAAATTGGATCACTTTCTGGCACCCAATCCAATTGGTTTCAATCTCCAATCAGAACCAGAACCAGAACAAAACCCAATTCTTGCTCAATCATCAAAGCTCAATCCGGTGCTCGCAGTGAAAACATTGTCATCGTCGGCGCCGGAATTGCTGGTCTTGCCACTGCACTCTCTCTTCACAG GCTTGGAGTTGGGTCGCTGGTGCTTGAACAAGCAGAGTCACTTCGAACTGGAGGAACATCACTCACCCTTTTCAAAAATGGGTGGCGAGTTTTGGATGCAATTGGAGTTGGAAACCATCTCAGGACTCAGTTTCTTGAAATTCAAGG GATGGTGGTAAAGACCGACAATGGAAGAGAGCTACGGTCTTTCAAGTTCAAAGAGGAAGATGAAAG CCAAGAGGTGCGTGCTGTAGAGAGGAGAATACTGCTGGAGACTCTTGCCAATGAACTACCTCCGGGTGCGGTTCGTTTCTCTTCAAAGCTGGCAAAGATTgaaaaaactgaaaatggaGAAACTTTGTTGCAATTGTTGGATGGTACCCAGCTATATGCAAAG ATAGTAATTGGATGTGATGGAATTCGATCTCCTATAGCTACGTGGATGGGGTTCCCTGAGCCTAAATATGTAGGGCATTGTGCTTTTCGTGGTCTTGCAAGTTACCCCGACGGGCAGCCTTTTGAACCGAAGTTGAATCAAATCTATGGAAAGGGACAGCGTGCCGGTTTTCTTCCTATTTCTCCTACCAAAGTCTACTGGTTCGTCTGCTACAACAGAGCATCTCTAG GTCCGAAGATTACTGACGGGCCATTTTTAAAGAAGCAAGTTACCGAACTAGTTAATGACTGGCCTTCGGACCTATTGAACATCATAGATTATACCCCGGATGACACAATCATTGGAACACCACTCGTAGACCGGTGGCTGTGGCCCGGTATCAGCCCTCCGGCTTCAGCAGGAAGAGTTGTGCTGGTAGGAGATGCATGGCATCCAATGACTCCGAATCTTGGGCAAGGTGCTTGTTGTGCTCTGGAAGATGCAGTAATTCTGGCAAGAAAGCTTGCGGGTGCCATCGAGTCAGGACCAGCGTCCGTAGAAGATGCTCTCAGCTCGTATGGAAGCGAGAGATGGCCACGCATCTTTCCGCTGACTGTACGTGCAAATCTTGTAGGGTCACTCCTACAGTGGGAGGACCCTGTTGTGTGTTTTTTTCGGAACAATGTCATCTTTCCCAAGCTTGTTAGGTTAGGACCATTGTTGGAGCACACAAATTTCGACTGTGAGCCTCTACAAACTTCAGTTGTGTAA